In Spea bombifrons isolate aSpeBom1 chromosome 5, aSpeBom1.2.pri, whole genome shotgun sequence, the sequence cagtgccaaaaatatatatatcttaagatCCTTCCTGAAAACCCTGGGTCTTAATGAAGGTTATGCGTAGGCATACTTCCCAACTTTAACCCCCGGCAAATTGGGATGCTGGAGGGGCTTGGGAGGCAGCGCTACTGTACATGCGCAGTGTACATTCGCCGGTGTCTCAGAACCCcgcaaataaagtaaaacttcctcacaatatacatataattataaacAGGATCGTTCTCTTGGTTTCCTTGGCGACTGCTCAGATTTTAGAATTCTGCAATTCAGCTTTTATACATATAGCCCCCTGATGGCTTTATTTCCTCTTACTTATTTTACTGCCAGGAGATAATCCCAGGGTCTTGAGGGGggttttatgctcaaggaggtCTTCAACTTATACCAACATCTCAATGGCCCAAGAGGGAAGGTTTTTATTTAGGAAGGGAGGCTTTACCAAGACTTCAGTCAGATTCAAGATGGCGCCTGCACTCAGGACACCTCTATATTGTGAGATTTCTTCTCTATGGTATTTATCCTGCTTTGTCTCCCTAGCAGTTAGTAACGGGGACGATAttaatgagttttttttatacttaggGGTCCATACCCCATTATTATCAGCTACCAGACATGTTAGTGAGGAAAACCAAGCCTGGGAGGTTTTCTGCACCTTAACTCCCACGTGTCTCTCTTTCGGGCCCACATGATCTCCAGccctaataatgtatatagtgGGAGCAAAAGTGTATACATAGACAACACTAATCTTCTAACCTATTTCATTAATTACATAAATAGTTAATGATAGGGCACAGTCACATAAAAAGGTAAAGCCACACTTCTAAATACCAGTGGGGTATTTTGGCCCTAGGCTGCCAGGTCTCGGCCACTTTACTAGGAACTAATCATCAAGTGCCCATAAAAAATGAGGGAAAAATTGACTTTTGCACCAGGGCcactatatatactgtgtatatactgtatatgtatatatgtatatacagtataagggGTCCCCATGTAATTGCCTATTGGGCGATTGGCCTCCCTACTGGACTGCAGTGCCCAATAAGCTGCTGAGAATGCAGATACGATATTGTATCTTGACGATCTGCACAAAGTAGACGGACAGAAGACAAGAAGGTCATCTATAGCATAGTACGTCTAGGGGACTGCTGGGGGCACTGCCATGCGTCAAGCCTAGGGAAATGGCCCCATGAATACATCACTGATAATTACATCCCTACATCCTTTGTTTTGGCCATGTGAAATGTTTCCTCTTTACTACCTATTATTAAAACAGCTGAGTCTGTTTATGAAAAAGTGTTCGTTAAAGTTAGCAGAAGAAATAAACTCAATAAAGGATGCAATGTATCCCACAGCCACTTGGTGTCGCTGTTGCGCAGGAGTTTATATATGCATAACATCCAGCATAGAATGCATTGTGATAGACGGGTTCAGGATTTTACATTTCTCTAGTATTTACCAAAACAATACTATAACACATGCCTCTAACCATTGGTTTCATTAATTCTAAGCTCAAGTAGGGATTTTAGGAAGAAGAGCTGTGTTCTTTTGATGTAATTTTTGCATGCTTCCGGGGTCCCTGTCTACTTCCCTTGGTGGGAAGTGAGAATTCATTCTGGAGCAAAACTTCTAAGAACCCCAGAACTATccctaatgtattttattatttatttattaagtctgttaattttttttttttctcttgacaCTTTTTAGATACTTTCGCAAAACACGACTACAATACCACCTCCCACGGCGGCCACGGAAGAATACGTACGGGTGCAGTATTGTAAATGGCCGTGTGACTGTCCCCAGGTCGCCCCTGTTTGTCCAGCAGGAGTCAGCCTGGTGACAGACGGATGCGATTGCTGCAGAGCATGCGCTAAACAGCTGGGAGAGAATTGCACTGAAGCTGACACGTGTGATCCTCACAAAGGACTGTACTGTGACTACAGCAGGGACAGTCCTAGGTACGAAGTGGGTGTATGTGGacgtaagtaaaataaatatactactttattattattaatgggtTCCTTATATAATTGTGTAACGAATAAATAATTACCGGTTAATGTTTAATGGAATATTTGAATGCATGGTTTATACAACTCTGATAAGTGTTACAAACATAGAAACTGGCGACCGATAAGAACAATTCGGACCATCTAATCTACCCAACCTCTGAAtgctttccttagtccctgacCTTATCtcatatctagcttagccttatgcctatcccatgtttgCTTAAacgccttcactgtattaacatctaccacttctgctggaaggctattccatggaTCCACTACCATTTCAGTAAATTGTTCACCCTATGGTGAAACCTACAGCCCCAAGTAATGCAAAAAGGATTTCTAGAGTTTGCAAAGGGTCGGTTGGTACCCGGAGTAAATCTACTCTGCTCTCCTTTAACTCCTTATTGCTTGGTGGGAACATGCTATACAAAGAAATGTATGTGGGCCTGcatatttatttcttaattcAAAAATTGCAATGaagcaataaaacaaatgatgaAAACAAGGCAACTCGtagataaaatgtttaaaaaatatacaccaATCGTATTAAAACAGTCAACAGTTTTCTTTGAGCTTAGAACAGCATGGATTGGGTCTCCCCTTTACTGCCTATTACTAAGACAGCTGAGTCTATTtataaaaaagtgttttgttaaAGGTTAAAAGaatcattattaaccccttaaggacaatggcggcccctaaacccattgaaaacaatgcattttgagcccatacatgtacaggctttgtcatttgGGGGTTAAAcattcatctacagacaccagacaagacagaaggcttgtttttccctcagaaatctcatggtgctgccacaaccacaagggattctgggtaggtgcatgcaaataaggtcaataatgatcaccctttgcctctatatccacgttatacatggattccttaaccccttaaggacaataggggtttttactcgtagtatattgtgggacaatggctattttaacgtttttcagtgttactgtttagctgtgattttcttctttctcatttcgtgctcccacacatattatatattgtttttttcaggacaaacagggctttctttagataccattaattttatcatatcatctaatttactataaaaaaaaaatgataaaatatggggattttttgttaaaaaattactttttctcactttttaaacaaaaaacttttactcatctgcaaaaacgaatgaaaaaacctgctaaatagattctactatttgtcctgagtttagaaatacccaatgtttttatgtttttttgcttttttctgcacgttatggggcaataagtacaggtagcgttttgctatttcaaaaccttttttttccaaatctggtaattcttccccccatgtgccattttgggtatctttgaagccggccaatgcaatttaccacatcaagtcatatatttttaaaaactagacaccccaaggtatttcacatgctggtaatttaaccctttccatgcactaattttaccaccagcctttgtgaaactttatggtagtacatttttttgtatttttttcacacacgttgtacttcaggtataaatttatcgctcctggtatatgtccgtgtcaaacaacaccccaatatgtgttcagtaacatctcctgagcgcagtgataccccacatgcatgtccgtgtcaaacaacaccccaatatgtgttcagtaacatctcctgagcgcagtgataccccacatgcatgggtttgttgggttatttgggaggtaaaaggccgcctttgtgaggtgtgtattttttggccatttagacatctgatcctactgcccccatgtcccatatttgggacacctttgaacccggccaattcaatttatcccatccactcatgcattttttaatacgagacaccctatgggcatttataatgccaatattttaactctttccatgctggaatttttgtaaagataaagaattttaggacttgcttattaattttttttttttttggtgacagtggggatttttatatgttaccatattatttttatttttttttaaacatttttttaattttttttttaaaaatttttttaaattttttttttactaatcactcattagtgagctgggctccattgaccttgcatggttggatgcagtacctgcattcaacctgcaggaggagctcgagagttcacaagagggtctggatagaccctctatgaactcatttctattgttgatgccatcctgtgaatgacggcaacgtcatttacaggatggcacttgtggttgctcttcggagcaatcacaaggtgatcggggtaggggggtagtgttactgacatgcctcgatcgcggcgatgcagctatttaacggcagcccgtacatgtacgggcattgtcgttaacccgttgcacggcaaccccgtacatgtacggggattgtcgttaaggggttaaaagtaattccccgctgtacaagacagcctttacaCAAAACCCAGGTAAGAGGTGCAAGAAGGCTCAGGACCCCAGCTTTCTTTCCTATTCATCCAAGTCAGAAAGCTGTGTGCAATGGGTCTCTTCAACCTGCTGGCCTTTCATCGTCCCAGCCAGAAAGATGCAGCCTGGCTGAAGAGTTCCTTTGTCCAGATTTACCACAGGTGCCCAGCCAGAAAGTATACAGAAGAGCTGAACATAGCAATCAGCACATTCCAGGATCCAGGAGCAAGAAACAGCCACAACAACACACTGCCACaacaacacaacacaacacaacacaacCTCTCTAAACTTCCTCCTTAATAGTGTCCTCATCAACATGAGGTTGTGATAAGGGCTTAttagttgaggcttggggtagcacgagaaataccattacataagttatggtgagtaactGTGATGGATTTCCCTcaaaaatctcatggtgctgccacaaccacaagggattctgggtaggcgcatacaattactttcaagggatccatgtacaAAGTAGATATAGATGCAAAagctgattattgttgaccttatttgcatgcgcctacccagaatcctttggTTTTGAGAAAATAGGCAAGTCTATGGAAACTTTCAAAACATCTGGTGGGAATAttactttaaattaaaagtaataaGAATATTTCTCTATTACTGGAAGTTCATATGTATAACGGCATCTCTATATCagttaaattgttttatatatcatttgacACACTAAGTGAGACAAGAAGGCAAAAGTTACAAAGATTTGTAAGGCCTTCTGGGCCTTTAATTGCCAGTTGTGCATTACAAGTTGTGCATTACAAGTTCTCTGTTACATGTCTCTGGTATTCAGAGCGTGCGTGCATTTTGTTCTCCTTACTGGAGGTCCTCTTGAAATGTATGGCTGCTCATGTCTTTCTGAAATGGGTTTCTGTTGGATGTAATGTCagcctttttaatatattatctgtattatacTAGTTATATTGATTAGTTTGATTAGTAACGTTTGAAGTCAGCCAATGTTTTTGAAGGCGGCTTGACCCAGCTTCAAAAACATGATTTGTGTTTCCTACTTTGCCTCCCGTCTGTGGAATGATCGTTGTGATAACCTTTGGCTGTGCTATTGTTGGCTGATTAATGATtgttttaaaagagaaaaaaaaacctcattatTAATGTTATAACAAGCAAATTCCTGAACATGATTGCGCCTGTTttctcatctctctctcccgTTTATAATTTGCCAGAAATGACCGGGGTCGGATGTGTCCTCAATGGAGTTCGATACGTCAACGGGCAGAGCTTTCAACCCAACTGCAAATTTAACTGCACTTGTCTGAACGGGGATGTTGGATGCGTCCCTCTCTGCTTAAACTCAAGACCACCTCTAGTTTGGTGTCAAAACCCGAAACGTGTTAAAATGGCTGGGAAATGCTGTGAACAATGGATATGCGATGATTCAAGAAGATTCAGGAAGCCATCCCCCCGACACGTGGCTTCTCCAGGTTTGTGTTGAGATGTTGGTCAATCTGTTCGTAGGTTATactcatacttgggaacttcccCATTGTAGGCTTCCCTGGAGTTGTCCTACTTCTGagggagtggcttcatgaaTGGGGTGGGGCTAGAATACATAGGGGAGGAGATAATACTAGGCAGCCTTAAGTGGTCAGTCAATAGAAGAGGGAATGGACATGACCAAACGCTGCTCCCCTGACCACAGAAAGAGTAAAGTGACACTGTAGGTTCCGGGCCAAACCCGTAGGGCtccaacatataaatatactttctttcacaaacatacattaacattcCAGCTCAGTATCAAgtcatttttatgttaaccatgcattaaaacatattttttctatgttgttTCTGACATTGAACAGTATAATGTCACCATGTCATAATAATTATCAGGGTAAGCTGGTTGAAGGTTTGCCATTTTACCTCACTATACGCAAGGGATTCCGAGTTCTTAGAATGTCCTTGATTCAACCATTATAAACCTtctataaaaacacaataatgcCACATGGACTAGCTGGCTGTAGGCCTCATGGTCCCTCcctgcagtgtttttttttttgtttagcgcCAGCTCTTGGTGTCTAATTTCAATGTTAAGAGTTTAcaggaaagttttttttggaagaactaaaattattttatgccAAAATTACACAAACAGCTGTTCACCCTTCATTTGTTATGTACAGCTGACTAATCCAgttgtattcatttaaaaatgctcTTATTCCACATACATTTGCTTTCTTTTCCTGCTCCCCCAAGTCCTTGGCTTGCAAGAGATGATTTCAGACGAACATATCTCTTGCTTGCCAGCTCGCTTGCACATTAGTTCCAGCGCTGGTTTGCGCACAAAGGCGTCCTAAACGATCATCCATTTTTACGGATGTATCAATCAGAAACAAGTCTTAGGAAGCCTTGACAGAAACAAAATGGCGGGAATTGATTCTAACCACAAATGTGACAATGACACTCGTGCACCTCAGTCCTTGGCTTTCTTTCCCTGCTATTGGCttaatgagtgaatgaatgagcgaATGAATGTCCATGCTTAATTTACACAATCATTTAATTTTGATTTAACTAATatcatattctgttttttttaatttacataacGTTTCCTAATATAAAAAGTAAGAACATATTTGCAATATAGAATTCGGATTCCCCCCAACCTAAGATTATCCTAAGTGATATTTAGCCATTACTCATGTCATTCTTTTACTGTTTTAGCCTATGGTGGTGAAAGCGAGTCATGGCACAACAATTGCATCATCCAAACCACCCCATGGAGCACATGCTCCAAAACATGCGGAATGGGAATATCTACCCGGATCTCCAACGACAATGACAAGTGCAAGCTGGTCAAGGAACGTCGCCTGTGTAACATGAGACCTTGCGAAGTGGACATTACCAAACATATAAGGGTAAGATGGCCTTTGATTTTCTTACATATGCATCTGTTTAATCATTAATAAAATGATCTGTAGCACAATGAATTTTTAGCACACATTGGAGTCCCTTTTATATTGATGccagtttactttactgaatgcaaatttgtgcattcattttttcGTTTTTGGCGTTATAAAATGTGACATCTGTCTCATTCAGCTCCTCCCCCAGCCGCCTCTACTAAAACCAGGAAGTGTACGCAGGAAGCGGGcttctgcacatgctcagtagcacacTAATTGAAGTCAAAGAGAGCTGAGGTTCCAAATCAACAGCCAATCACAAGTATGCTTTTAAAACATGACCATTTAGACAGAATACATGCAATTGGCTACCACTTTTCCCATTGATCTCAAGAACCATTGAGTAGAATGGGAGTTCTACTGAGTACCCTACTTATGAATGTGTAGCCCCTCCAGGTGTCCAAGTCAGTACATCTGTTTTGGGATGTGTGGCAAAGGGGCAGAGAGAGGCAGAAAGCCAACCCCAGATATGGCCACTTTCCGAGCAGCCACCTGCACATGGATGCTACCGCTGTCTCCTAACTTCTTCCCCATGTGAATCAGGGGGTAAAGTGTCCCAGAAACTGGAGAATGAAATCGGGACCAGGGATAGTCATGTATTCATACTATAGATTCTATGAAGTAGTCTGCAAATGTTAgtcgcttttctttttttttttttgtagcctgGTAAGAAGTGTCTGGGGGTCTACAGAGAAGAAGAACAAAAGAACTTCACCATTTCTGGTTGTGTCAGCAAGAATTCTTACAGACCCAAGTACTGTGGGGTCTGCACTGATGGCCGATGCTGTACACCCTACAAATCGAAGACCATTCAAGTCAGGTTCGAATGCCCCGACAGAACTGGATTCTCTTGGAACGTCATGTGGATCAATGCTTGTTTTTGTAACCTTAGCTGCAGGAAGCCAAATGACATTTTTGCAGATCTGGAGAATTACCACGACTATACTGAGATTGTCAACTGAAGGagataaaaaacagaaacatattttaatatcataATGCAAAATACCCAGTGAACGTCACCGGCTACAAATGACGTTCTCCTTGGTGCTATGTTCTATTGTGAAGTTGTTGAAACAGGTGCTAAATTTAGTACACATTTTATAGTATTTCTTAAAATATCAGATAGCAGGCCATTTGAAGGAAAAGTTAGGGTGGTAGAttagcggaacagcctcccagcagaagtggtagaggttaaacatgcatgggatagacatacggctcctgaatccaatcCTTTAAAGAAGATAATTCATGATGTTTGTATATTGTTCCAGATATCGCTTAATTTTTtctttggagaataaatgaaaccagattttttacattattttatcttAATTTAAAGAGCAGTTATTTACCAGTTGGTATTAAATCAGATTTCACATTTCCAACTTCTTCCGTTTCATGGTTTAGCACATTATGGAACTTTCAGGTTAAAAAAGAAGATTATATGGATGTAAGAatctcattttatttgtgtgtaacGGGAGCAGCCGTCTTCACTCGTTTCCAGAATCTTCAAAttataataaagtttatttttttaaaacaactgTGGTGACATGACCCtactttataatgttttttaattaagaaatCTGCTTATTTCCAACAATATGGGTAATTTATTAAGGGCCATTTTAGGTCAAAAATTGTGAAAATGGAATGTGGCTGTAAAGTTATAGATTGCGAAATTAAGTTCTGTCCACTGATTgaagaatgtttgtttttaaaaatgttgcgaAAGCGCACTTTACAACTATTTTTCAGTAAACGGTAGTGTTTTATTTCGAATGCCCTTATCCCATCTCCAATTCACTCTCTGCCAAGGTTTGCTATAAGGAACACCGAAAAAAAACTTGAAGACCCACAGTGCaaagttaaatgtttatttattttttaataaatacaattacccCATTCTGACATGTACAGTGAGCTCCTTCAACACCTTAAATCACAGTTTTTCTGCCCAAAATACTTGAAAATGCAATTAGAATACTGGAAAAcgtatacataataataaagcaaaatggGCTTAGATTTGTTGAAATCAAGACATATACagtgaaaaaaggaaattatgaatttattaaaatgaaaacaacatgttaaaacagcaaaaagtcATAAGCAAGACATTACTATGGATGGATATACGTTTATCCCATAAAagatttaaatgattttttaaatttgaattttaaaaatataatttttaatatcTGCGGCGATACacagccaaaaaataaaatgaaataaatgtgaGCACCGAGAatctaaaacaatttttttaaacttttatttctttggaaaaattaaaatcaaGAATATGGTGTATACGGTTTCCAATTAATATTTTCAGAATtaagatttgattttttttatttatttatttttagaaaaaaagcctCAGATTGCTTTCCTGTTTAAttaaattcatacatatataaattggtattaaaaggaacattaaagaaattattttggAATCATCAGTAATGTTTTTAGTTTCCCGATAAGAGtttaataaaatctgaaatataATTGTACGTACAAAAAATGCCGCTCCTCGCCGGTTTATTCTAGATATAAtctattaaaatagattttttttttaaatgcacaaaacatttataaatattttctcaattatatatttacactgttcCAGCTTTTTCCTTCccctttttttatcttttttttttttttttttttttttttaatggttggaTATTtacaataaggaaaaaaaaaataccccaagcAGTGAAGATATTGCAGAAAATATATTGCGGGTTTAAGGAATGATAGTATACAAACGGGCTTCAAATATCCTATATCATTTCTAGTCTTAGGTTAATAGCTGGGCCTTATATCTTAGTGGTACATTGGAGTGTAAAGCACAAATAGCAGCTAATCATGTGTTAAGGGTTAAACCACGTTGGCGGGCAAAGGGTTAAAGTTTGCTCTTAGCTATCTTTGGTCCACAAATATCACCAGTGCTTAGAGTTGTAGATCATGTTTAACCCATTTGCTGACAGAGGGCCCctggcagtgaaggggttaaagtttatttttattttaaaaaaaacttttttccacCCCGATCTGTGCAGTTGGCAGGCGTGTTCTCATCCGTTTGACGTAACCCCGCTTTAGCAGGAAACCTCCATGGATTTTGCAGTGTTGTGGTCTGCGTTGTTTACGTCCATTTTGGTGTCTGTATGGGAACGGCTGCGATTCCCGTCTCCCGTCTGAGACCTGCTTCGGGATCCATCTCCAGTGTGGGAGCGGCTCCTGGATCCCTCGTTTGTGTGGGATCTGCTTCTGTTGCCATCAAGGGAGGAAACGCTGGCACCGGAGCCTGTGCGGGACCTCATCAGTCTGGTCATGCTGGCTGCGGGCACTAAGACAAACACAAACAACTCCATGTGAAACGGGGTGAATTACACAGAATTATGTACAACACAATGCAGCTCTTTGACAAGTTATATCAGCATTATAGGGAACCTCCCAGGacaggctacccagagctctctcGCTCCTCtggggagtggcttcatgaggGGCAGGGCTAGTACCAGTGTAAGCATCAAGTGGAAGTGGGTgggaagtgggtgtggctaaatCTCACAAAGAGAGAAGTGACCAGGATGTCcagggaagcagtgcttcacccagagactccatgTAAAACCTGAAAGTTACagctatgtatataaaaaaatcctgCATGCAGGGCAGACTCTGAACAGATTTCTTATActgtataattaaattataataattacaatattaacagtaataattagaattatcattaaaatgatCATTACACTCTCTAGAGCAAGGAAACTGTATTTGTACTTACTGTAGCCCATGCCCTGGACAAAGTATTTGAAGGCTTCTGCAAGTTTTGCAGGctgcaataaaaaaattcatatatttaaatgttgtaGTTATTAAGTCCACCCAAAACCCTTTTCCCCATCAAAATGAAgctcattttaaaaatgtaaagctgCTAAGAGAATAAAGGGATCTCCCAAACCCACTCAACTCCACCGGGATTCAATAAAGGAAACTCGGCAGCGACTCTCCTGCGGGGCGACTCAATGAACATCAAGAGCTCCCCACCGCAAAGAACTGGATTTGGGAACGTCAAGAGGCCACG encodes:
- the CCN4 gene encoding CCN family member 4 gives rise to the protein MRWLIPWILAASSVCQILSQNTTTIPPPTAATEEYVRVQYCKWPCDCPQVAPVCPAGVSLVTDGCDCCRACAKQLGENCTEADTCDPHKGLYCDYSRDSPRYEVGVCGQMTGVGCVLNGVRYVNGQSFQPNCKFNCTCLNGDVGCVPLCLNSRPPLVWCQNPKRVKMAGKCCEQWICDDSRRFRKPSPRHVASPAYGGESESWHNNCIIQTTPWSTCSKTCGMGISTRISNDNDKCKLVKERRLCNMRPCEVDITKHIRPGKKCLGVYREEEQKNFTISGCVSKNSYRPKYCGVCTDGRCCTPYKSKTIQVRFECPDRTGFSWNVMWINACFCNLSCRKPNDIFADLENYHDYTEIVN